CCTGCTCAACAAATCCAACCAGGAGCTGGAACAATTCGCTTACGTTGCCTCCCACGACCTCCAGGAGCCCCTCCGCAAAATATCCACCTTCTCCGACCGGCTGTTGCTCAAATACCGCGACGAAATCCCCCCGAAGCGGGGCAACTGGTAGATCGCATGGTTTCCGCCGTAGGCCGCATGCGGGTGCTGATCAACGACCTCCTGATTTTCTCCCGCGCCGGCCGCATCACGCCCGACACCATCGCCGAAATAAACCTCAACGAGCTGCTCCGCGACGTACTCGGCGACCTCGACGTGCCTCTCCAGGATAAGAAAGGCGCCGTCCAGACCGATCCGCTGCCCGTTATCGAAGGCTCTGACACCGGTTTGCACCAATTGTTCCAAAACATCCTTTCCAACAGCATTAAATTCGCCGCGCCGGAGCGCCCGCTGCTCATCCGCATTACCGGCGAAACCCTCACCGGCTACGAGGCCGGCGTACCCAGTGAGAAAAAAGCCGCGGAAAAATACCTGCGCATCCGGGTTCAGGACAACGGCATCGGGTTCGATCCCGCGTACGCCGACCGCATTTTCCTCATCTTTCAGCGCCTGCATGGCGTCAGCGAATACAAAGGCACCGGCATCGGGCTGGCCATCTGCAAAAAAATCGTGGAAGCCCACCAGGGCTACATCTCCGCAGAAGGCTCTCCGGGCAATGGCGCTGCTTTTATTATCACCCTTCCACTGAAACAAATGCGGGAAGACTGATTTTTGAGCATGTTTCTTGCTCTGAAACTGGAATACCATTGACAGATTATGAAAGAAAAACGTAAACGCATCCTGATGGTCGACGATGACGAAGATGATTTCTTCCTCGTCAGCACTGTTTTACAGGATGTGGCTGCAGATCAGTATGAGCTTACCTGGGCATCCACTTACGACAAAGCCCTTGAAGCCATCGGGAAGCGGGAACACGAACTGTACCTCGTGGATTACCGCCTGGGCATGCACACCGGTATCGATATTCTCCGACATTTCCAGGAAATCGGGTATGAAGCCCCCGTGATTATGCTCACCGGCAAAGGCGATTACGCCATCGATAATGAAGCGATGATCGCCGGGGCCACCGACTATCTCGTGAAAGGAGACATCACCGGGCCCGAGCTGGAGCGCGCTATCCGTTATGGCATCACGGAATTCAAACACCTACGCGCCATCGCGGAAAACGAACGCAAATATTTCGGCATTTTCGAGAAAAGCCACGATATCATCATCCTGGCCGACTGCGATATGAATATCATCGACGCCAATCCCAACGCCCGCAAGAAGCTCGCTCACTCCCGGGAAGATTTGCTGACGATGAACATGAGAGACCTGTTCTTCCTCGAATCGGAATGCAAGCGTTTCATGGATGAGATTTGTACCGAAGACGCCATCGTGCAGCAGGAGTTTACTTTCCGTGAAAAATCCGGCCGGAAGATTTCCGTGCTCGTCAACGCCAACAAGCTCGATGAACAGCTGGGCACTTTCCTGTGCGTAGCGGAGGATATTACCGACAAAAAACGGGAGGAACAGGAGAAAAGGCAACAGGAAAAGTTCGTGATTTCGGGGCGCATCGCCCGTGTGATCGCGCATGAGGTCCGCAATCCGCTCACCAATATCATCCTGGCCGTGGGGCAGTTCCGCGGAGAAGAATCCACCAGCCTGGAAGACACCACGCTCTATCTCGATATCATCGAACGCAATTGCACGCGCATCAACCAACTGGTGACCGAACTGCTGCAATCCACCCGCATGATGGAGCTGCACCTCCTCGAACATGATCTCACTACCCTGATCCATAGCGCGCTTTCGCTGGCAATGGACCGGTTGAAACTCAACGGTATCAGGCTGGAGGAAGATTTCGCGCCGCAACAGGCGATGATTACGGCCGACGTGGAAAAGATGAACATCGCCCTGCTGAACATTTTCATTAACGCCATCGAAGCCATGACACCCGGCAAAGGCGTGCTTACGATCCACACGGCTGTAGAAGGGAAAACAGCCACCATCCGGATTACGGACAATGGCATGGGCATCCCCGAAGAGAACAAAGCCCGCCTGTTCGATCCTTTCTTCACTTCTAAAACGAAAGGCACCGGGCTGGGGCTCACCTCTACCCAAAACATCATTATCAATCACAAAGGCCACATCCAGGTGGAGAGCATCCTGGGCGAAGGCACTACATTTATTATTACGTTGCCCGCGAATTAGGTTTTACCATTTTTTGAACATCACCGTGTCCCCTTTTGCGTTGATCCTCGTTTCCATGTTTACGAAGCCCCGCAGCCAGCGGGCTTTGTAGATTTTCGCGCCGGGAAGCTTCAGGAGGACATTCCCTTGCTGGTCCTGCACTTCGTCGGTCCACCATTGCTCCTGGGGAACAGTGACGGTATTGGGCAAAATATTATCCGGGCTTTCGGAGAAGCTCTTGATATTGCGCTGGATTTTACCGGCAACGGCGTGGAAGGAATTGTCTTTCGTGTGGAATTCGAGTAACGTATCGACCATTGTGAGGTAGAAAACACCGTCACGGGAGCCGTAGATCATGTCGTGGGCGCCGCGGCCAGGAATTTTGACGGTTTTATAGGCCGCCACTTCCGCCACGCCGCCGGGATTACCCTCCCGGAAACCGCAGATCCAGATGTGGTTGCTGCCGGCGATGTAGAAATTGCCATTGTAAAAATTGACGGCATGGGCATCGGGCGCGAAGACCGCTTTCCGTGGCCGGCCTTGTTGATAAGGTGCGGAAGTGGTGTCGTAACGGAAGACGGTATAGGTGTTCCCCGTGCTGGAAGCCACTACGGCGGTATTGTAGGGCGCGATGTCGATAGAATGGGGATTGCCGCCCACGGAGTCGTACCAAACTGATTTGGCGTCGATGCAGCGGATGATGGCCGCGCCGCCGCCGGAGGCGCAGGTAAGGATATATCTTCCGTCGCGGGAGAATTTCACCTCGCTGGGATTGCGGAACCATTTGCGGTGCGCTTCGCGGATATCAGCCGCGTTCCATTCGCGGATCACCTGGCCGGAAGGTGCGTTAACAATCAAAACCCGGTGCCGGGCCTGATCTGTCACCAACATCGGATAATCGGCGTGTTGAAAATGAAGGGCTAGGAATAAAAGGATCGCGTTCATTCCCTGAATTAACGCAAAAAGCAGGATAAATGGAAATTTTCAACATCCATGAATCCTGCTTTTTGTATGTGGGGCTGATGAATGAATATTATGCAGCCCTGCCTCTGATGATATTGATCAGGATGGCGATGATGGCCAGCACGAGTAACGCGTGGATCAGGCCTCCGGCGGAATACACGAAAAACCCCAGAAGCCAGCCGATGATCAGAATCACGGCAATGAGATACAGTAAGGAATTCATATCAATGATTGTTTGGTTCATGATAAATCATGTAAAAAGCATGCCAGCGCCGAATCAACCGTATCCAGGCGTTCACCGGAAATTTATACCACAACCGATGTGGATGCGCTTCCCCCATGAGGGGCGAACCATCAGCAAAGCCCCGCCGCGTCTCCGCTGAATCGCGCATGGCAACGTTTTTGGACAACTTCGTATGAAACCATATCATTTTTTAATCACCCACCAAAACAAGTAATCATGGAACACCTGCAAAAAACGGCAGCAGTCGTGGAAGACCTGGTTAAGATCAATAACGACCGGATTGAGGGATATAACAAAGCCCGCCTGCAAACCGATGACCTCGACCTGAAGGAACTCTTCGACGATATGGTGGCCGACAGCAAACGCTTCACCACCGAGCTCAATAAATACCTCCGCAGCCTGGGCGAAGAACGCGAGCGCGACTCCACTTTCGCCGGTAAATTGTATCGCACCTGGATGGACGTTAAAGTATCTTTCGGAGGAGCAGACCGCCGGTCGATCCTCGCCACCTGCGAATACGGCGAAGACGCCGCCCAGAAATCCTACAATACAGCGCTCGACCATGACTTTCTCCCGCCGGAAGTTCGCCAGATGATTTCCGAGCAACGCATGCGGCTCAAAAGTTCGCACGATAAGATCCGCTACCTGCGCGACCTCGAAACCGTCAACAAAGGATAGCGGTCCTGTCCAACATATCCATAAAACAGAAAGTTCCGGCTGGTTCAGTGCCGGAACTTTCTTTATGAGCAGGATGATCAAAAACGGTTACAAACTGGATGAATGCTACTTACAATGGATCAATCTATGATAATACGTTTTTTGAAGATTTAAAAAGCTGTCCCGCATCAGATGATGCAGGACAGCTGGCAAGCTTTACGGTTTTAATGATGCTTTAACTGCATGTTAAAACCACGAGTTGCCAATAACTAAAACAACAGCTATGATAAAAGTATAATCCGTAGTGCGCGGCTTACAAATCATCGATCAGCTTTTTCACTTCCTCTTTCGATTTGCCGAGCTTCTGTTGAAGCCTTCCCAGCAATTCGTCTTCCTTTCCTTCCACATAAGTCAGATCGTCGTCGGTCAGATCACCGTACTGCTGTTTCAATTTGCCTTTAATTTCATTCCAGGCACCTTTCAATTGCAAAGAATTCATACGATAGCGTTTTTGGATGAAGTAAATGACTCTGATGGAAAAAGATCAATTACTATACCACGCGTGCCATCCGGCCGGGGAAGCGGCTTTCGCGGGAGAAAGGCTGGCCATTATGTGGAAATAACCCGTTAAATTCGTGGAGGAAAGTCCACAGATATACCTGTTGGAACAACTAAAAATATCCGGCAGACTGTTTGCAGGATTACTGTTAAATGACAGTAACATCCGGAGGAACTAGTGGCAGATGTTTTTCCCGGTAAATAAAATAGACGCCATGGGAGATTTGATTTTAATTATTGACGACGAACCGGATATTTGTCAACTTTTACAGTTAAGCCTGACGAAGCATGGGTACAAGGTAAAATATGTACATGCTTTGAAAGATGGATTGCAGTTCCTGCGCCAGCAAAAGCCCGACGTGCTGTTTCTGGATATCCATCTCCCTGACGGGTCGGGCCTCGACATTTTGCCGCAGATAAAAGCGGATTATCCTGATTTACCTGTGATATCGATCAGTGCTTACGACAATGGGATGGAAAAACAGAAAGCCCTGACCTCCGGTGCGGCTCATTTTCTGCCTAAGCCATTCAATGTGGGGGAGTTAACCGAGATTCTGTTTGAAATGAAGAAATCAGGTTTGAAATCCAGTATGCATAATTAGTTGTAAATTTAATATCCGTCCAACATATTCAAGTATGAAGCGTATCCTCATTGTTGATGATGAAATAAACATTTGTACCCTGCTCAGCCGGTTCCTGGGCAAGCATGGCTTTAAGACAGAAAGTACGATGACCGGCGCCCAGGCGCTGAAAATGCTGAAAGAAACTCCTTTCGACCTGATTCTGTGCGACTACCGCCTGAAAGACACTGACGGCGCGCAGTTGCTGAACGATATCCGGGCCCTCAGCCCGCAAACCGTCGTGATCATTATAACCGGCTACAGCGACGTCCGCATCGCGGTAGACATGGTGAAAAACGGCGCTTACGACTACATTTCCAAGCCTTTATATCCCGACGAGATCCTGGCTCTGGTGAATAAGGCGCTGGAACACCCCGGTTCCCCCGCCCCCCAGCCCGCCCAGGCGGCCCCCGCCGCCCCCGCGGCAGATGCCCCTCACCGCCCGCAGCCCTCGGGCGGCACCCAAAACGGCGGACAATACGTTTAT
Above is a genomic segment from Chitinophaga pollutisoli containing:
- a CDS encoding ATP-binding protein translates to MVSAVGRMRVLINDLLIFSRAGRITPDTIAEINLNELLRDVLGDLDVPLQDKKGAVQTDPLPVIEGSDTGLHQLFQNILSNSIKFAAPERPLLIRITGETLTGYEAGVPSEKKAAEKYLRIRVQDNGIGFDPAYADRIFLIFQRLHGVSEYKGTGIGLAICKKIVEAHQGYISAEGSPGNGAAFIITLPLKQMRED
- a CDS encoding ATP-binding protein — encoded protein: MKEKRKRILMVDDDEDDFFLVSTVLQDVAADQYELTWASTYDKALEAIGKREHELYLVDYRLGMHTGIDILRHFQEIGYEAPVIMLTGKGDYAIDNEAMIAGATDYLVKGDITGPELERAIRYGITEFKHLRAIAENERKYFGIFEKSHDIIILADCDMNIIDANPNARKKLAHSREDLLTMNMRDLFFLESECKRFMDEICTEDAIVQQEFTFREKSGRKISVLVNANKLDEQLGTFLCVAEDITDKKREEQEKRQQEKFVISGRIARVIAHEVRNPLTNIILAVGQFRGEESTSLEDTTLYLDIIERNCTRINQLVTELLQSTRMMELHLLEHDLTTLIHSALSLAMDRLKLNGIRLEEDFAPQQAMITADVEKMNIALLNIFINAIEAMTPGKGVLTIHTAVEGKTATIRITDNGMGIPEENKARLFDPFFTSKTKGTGLGLTSTQNIIINHKGHIQVESILGEGTTFIITLPAN
- a CDS encoding DUF6528 family protein gives rise to the protein MNAILLFLALHFQHADYPMLVTDQARHRVLIVNAPSGQVIREWNAADIREAHRKWFRNPSEVKFSRDGRYILTCASGGGAAIIRCIDAKSVWYDSVGGNPHSIDIAPYNTAVVASSTGNTYTVFRYDTTSAPYQQGRPRKAVFAPDAHAVNFYNGNFYIAGSNHIWICGFREGNPGGVAEVAAYKTVKIPGRGAHDMIYGSRDGVFYLTMVDTLLEFHTKDNSFHAVAGKIQRNIKSFSESPDNILPNTVTVPQEQWWTDEVQDQQGNVLLKLPGAKIYKARWLRGFVNMETRINAKGDTVMFKKW
- a CDS encoding lmo0937 family membrane protein yields the protein MNSLLYLIAVILIIGWLLGFFVYSAGGLIHALLVLAIIAILINIIRGRAA
- a CDS encoding PA2169 family four-helix-bundle protein, whose amino-acid sequence is MEHLQKTAAVVEDLVKINNDRIEGYNKARLQTDDLDLKELFDDMVADSKRFTTELNKYLRSLGEERERDSTFAGKLYRTWMDVKVSFGGADRRSILATCEYGEDAAQKSYNTALDHDFLPPEVRQMISEQRMRLKSSHDKIRYLRDLETVNKG
- a CDS encoding CsbD family protein produces the protein MNSLQLKGAWNEIKGKLKQQYGDLTDDDLTYVEGKEDELLGRLQQKLGKSKEEVKKLIDDL
- a CDS encoding response regulator, which encodes MGDLILIIDDEPDICQLLQLSLTKHGYKVKYVHALKDGLQFLRQQKPDVLFLDIHLPDGSGLDILPQIKADYPDLPVISISAYDNGMEKQKALTSGAAHFLPKPFNVGELTEILFEMKKSGLKSSMHN